AGTCGCAGTACCAGGTCCACCTTTAGTGAGTATGAAAATATCAGTAAAACTTTGCCATCCAGCAATAAGACTTGTAATCAATATAAAAAGAGTTATTGGTTTTAATAGTGGTATTGTAATATGTTTTATTATGCCTAATCTACTTGCACCATCCACCTCAGCTGCATCGTAAAAAATCTTTGGTATAGCTTTAAGTCCAGCTACGTAAACTAATGTACTGAAACCAATATTCTTCCATATGTAGTATAATATAATTGTTGGCAGAGCAAGATTCTTATCTCCTATCCATCCTTGCCAACCAATGCCTAATTGAGTTAATAATACATTTATTGGACTAGAGGGATGTGGAAAAAACATTAAATTCCAGATACCAGCAGAAGCTGCATCTGGAAGAACGTATGGTATAAATATTATGAATCTACATAAAGTAGCTATTTTGCTATCAGGCTTTTCAGTTAATAAAGCTATACCTAAGCTTAAAATTACATTTATTATAATTGAAGTAAAAACAAAAATAATAGTGATAAATAAAGATTTTATAAATAATTCATCACTTATTACTCTTAAATAATTTTCTAATCCAATAAATTGTGGTGGAGAAATTAGATTCCATCTAGTGAAACTAGCATATACTAATATAGCTAAAGGAAAAAAATGAAAAAGGGAAAATATTATTAGGCTTGGTGCAATGAATAACCAAGGTGTAGATTTCTGTTTTAATCGCATTGAATCTTTCACTAGCCAGAGTAAAATTTAAGTGTTTTCATATAATCTGTCCATTCTTGGTATGTTTTGTCTAAAGCTTCTTTTACACTTACTTCTTTTTCAAATGCTCTCTTAAGATTATTTCCAAGCATATATGTTAAAGTTAACCATCCAGGGCCATATTCATTAACTATATGAGGTCTTCCAACATTTGAAAGAACTTGATTTAACTCCATCCAAGCTTTTTCTGTTGAAAATGGAGGATTATTTATACTAACTTTATAAGGAGTCCAATTCCATATGTCATTTGATATTCTTTTGATATTTGCTGAGCTATTAAAGAATCTTATGAATTCCCACGCTTTCTCCCTTTGTTCTTTCGTGGCTTTTGAACAAACAGCAATTACATTTAAATCTCCAAATGAACATGCCGTTTTAATACCTCCTGGACTTGGTACGTTCGTTACTCCTACATATGGTAACATTTCAGGTTTTGAAGATTGAACATTTGTGATAAAACCAACACCCAATGGACCTGAAATTGCGCATGTTTCATTTAACCATGGGTCGTAACCCCAAGATGGAAACTCAAGATCGTCTACCTTATACACATGTATTAAATCGTATAAGAATTGCGCGGCTTCAATTACTGGTTTTTCATTGATATCAGTATACCATTTATTCCCTTCCTTCCAAATTATTTTAGCACCATTACCAACTGCAAATGGTACAAATTTTTCTCCTATACCTCCAGGATTGCCACCTCTTCTAACGCTATATCCTGCTCTTATCATTTTACCAGTACTATCTCGTTTAACTAATGCTTTTGCAGCATCTATTAAATCATCCCATGTTTGAGGTGGTTTATTCGGATCTAATCCAGCTTCGCTAAATAGCCTCTTGTTATAATATAAAGCACATGCACTTAAACCTATAGTTACAGCTCCGGCATAAGGTTTGATTTCCCCCTCTGGAGAATACATATTAAGCATATAATGAAATGCTGGATCTATAGCCTCTTTTACACTGGCAAGGATATCGGATGGAGGTTCTTCTAAATACCCATCTGATGCTAGATCGGTTAAAATTGTAGTATTTGTCATATAGAATAGAGCTGGTGGTTTTCCAGCTTCAGCAGCCTGTCTAACTTTGAGAGCATATTCTACCTCGCTAAGTTCTGGGAATATGGTATATTTTACAATAGCTTCAGGATGAGCTGCATTCCATTCATTAGCAATTGTCTCTAACGCTTTATTTACGGCCTCGTATTCAGCACCCCATTGCCAAGCAGGCAATTCAACTTTTACTAAAGGTGTAGTTGGTGTAACAGTAGGAGTAGCTGTTGCTGTAACAGTTTGAGTTACTGTT
The DNA window shown above is from Nitrososphaerota archaeon and carries:
- a CDS encoding sugar ABC transporter permease; the encoded protein is MRLKQKSTPWLFIAPSLIIFSLFHFFPLAILVYASFTRWNLISPPQFIGLENYLRVISDELFIKSLFITIIFVFTSIIINVILSLGIALLTEKPDSKIATLCRFIIFIPYVLPDAASAGIWNLMFFPHPSSPINVLLTQLGIGWQGWIGDKNLALPTIILYYIWKNIGFSTLVYVAGLKAIPKIFYDAAEVDGASRLGIIKHITIPLLKPITLFILITSLIAGWQSFTDIFILTKGGPGTATTTLSIYIYHTAFGEGLAGRAAVAAITLFIIILVLTIIQLKYIKSE
- a CDS encoding extracellular solute-binding protein, whose protein sequence is TVTQTVTATATPTVTPTTPLVKVELPAWQWGAEYEAVNKALETIANEWNAAHPEAIVKYTIFPELSEVEYALKVRQAAEAGKPPALFYMTNTTILTDLASDGYLEEPPSDILASVKEAIDPAFHYMLNMYSPEGEIKPYAGAVTIGLSACALYYNKRLFSEAGLDPNKPPQTWDDLIDAAKALVKRDSTGKMIRAGYSVRRGGNPGGIGEKFVPFAVGNGAKIIWKEGNKWYTDINEKPVIEAAQFLYDLIHVYKVDDLEFPSWGYDPWLNETCAISGPLGVGFITNVQSSKPEMLPYVGVTNVPSPGGIKTACSFGDLNVIAVCSKATKEQREKAWEFIRFFNSSANIKRISNDIWNWTPYKVSINNPPFSTEKAWMELNQVLSNVGRPHIVNEYGPGWLTLTYMLGNNLKRAFEKEVSVKEALDKTYQEWTDYMKTLKFYSG